One Flavobacteriales bacterium genomic window, ATGTCTGCAACGATATCTGCTTTTGTCATATCTTATTGATTTTATGATGTTTAAATTTGACTTTCGCTGGCAAAATTAAAGTTCTCTTTTGTTTATTACTTACTTTTGCACGACTAATTTTTCCTTTTTCCCCTAATGCACAATTTTCACCTACTAATAGCCAAATGGTATAGACAAAACTCGAGAAGTCTACCATGGCGACAGACTAATAACCCGTATTTTATTTGGTTATCGGAAATAATCATGCAACAAACGAGGGTCGAACAAGGTAAAGCATACTATGAAAAGTTCATAACCAACTACCCAACAATCATTGATCTTGCAAATGCTGAGGAACAACAAATACTGAACGACTGGCAAGGATTAGGCTATTATAGTCGGGCGAGAAACCTCCATTATTCTGCGAAATTGGTTAGAGATCATTTTAACGGTGAATTCCCGAACACTTTTGATGAAATTTTGAAATTAAAAGGTGTCGGATCCTATACTGCTGCTGCCATTAGTTCATTTGCTTTCAAAGAAAAAACGGCCGTTGTTGATGGAAATGTATACCGCCTGCTAAGTCGAGTGTTTGATGTCGAAACGCCAATTGATAGTTCTAAAGGACAAAAAGAATTTCAAGAATTAGCCGATGAATTAATTCCATCCAAGAATCCTGACACCCACAATCAAGCGATTATGGAAGTTGGCTCACTCGTTTGCACTCCCAAAAATCCAAATTGTAATGAATGTCCTTTGATTGATCTTTGCCTCGCTCGAGCAAATAACACCATTGATTCAAGACCTGT contains:
- the mutY gene encoding A/G-specific adenine glycosylase, with the translated sequence MHNFHLLIAKWYRQNSRSLPWRQTNNPYFIWLSEIIMQQTRVEQGKAYYEKFITNYPTIIDLANAEEQQILNDWQGLGYYSRARNLHYSAKLVRDHFNGEFPNTFDEILKLKGVGSYTAAAISSFAFKEKTAVVDGNVYRLLSRVFDVETPIDSSKGQKEFQELADELIPSKNPDTHNQAIMEVGSLVCTPKNPNCNECPLIDLCLARANNTIDSRPVKSKKNKVRDRYFHFLLFDINEETYIEQRTEKGIWQNMYQFPLVEIEENEIDNHKKQWSKQWKESSEIIHKLSHQTIHATFHHITGDPELINETWIKIRMEDIQDYPLPRIIDRYLEENS